The Caldibacillus debilis DSM 16016 genome includes a window with the following:
- the nadE gene encoding ammonia-dependent NAD(+) synthetase: protein MSLQRQIMEALHVRPVIDPKEEIRKRIDFLKEYLKKTGAKGYVLGISGGQDSSLAGRLAQLAVEELRKENYQAVFVAVRLPYGVQKDEEDARLALSFINPDKVVTYNISDAVDAFDGHYLQATGEKLTDYNKGNVKARMRMIAQYAIAGQEGLLVIGTDHAAEAVTGFFTKYGDGGADILPLSGLTKRQGKSLLKELGADERIYTKTPTADLLDENPQQADETELGLSYQHIDDYLEGKEVPPEVKEKIEAIYLRTEHKRRLPATMFDDWWK from the coding sequence ATGAGTCTGCAGCGCCAAATCATGGAGGCTTTGCACGTCCGCCCGGTCATTGACCCGAAGGAAGAGATCCGAAAACGGATCGATTTCTTGAAGGAATACTTGAAAAAGACCGGCGCGAAAGGATATGTCTTGGGGATCAGCGGAGGACAGGATTCGAGCCTGGCCGGACGGCTGGCCCAGCTGGCGGTGGAAGAGCTGCGGAAGGAAAATTATCAAGCCGTTTTCGTCGCCGTCCGGCTTCCGTACGGGGTTCAAAAGGACGAAGAGGATGCCCGGCTGGCCTTATCGTTCATCAATCCCGACAAGGTGGTCACCTACAACATTTCCGATGCGGTCGATGCCTTTGACGGCCATTATTTGCAGGCGACGGGGGAAAAGCTGACGGATTATAACAAAGGAAACGTGAAGGCGAGAATGCGGATGATCGCCCAATATGCCATCGCCGGCCAGGAAGGGCTCCTCGTGATCGGTACGGACCATGCCGCCGAGGCGGTGACGGGATTTTTCACGAAATACGGCGACGGGGGTGCGGACATTTTGCCTTTGAGCGGCCTGACGAAGCGGCAAGGGAAAAGCCTGCTGAAGGAATTGGGGGCGGATGAACGGATTTACACGAAAACCCCGACGGCCGACCTGCTGGATGAAAACCCCCAACAGGCGGATGAAACGGAATTGGGGCTCTCGTACCAGCATATTGACGATTACCTGGAAGGCAAGGAAGTCCCGCCGGAAGTGAAGGAGAAGATCGAGGCGATCTATTTGCGGACGGAACATAAACGCCGTTTGCCCGCGACGATGTTTGATGACTGGTGGAAATGA
- a CDS encoding methyl-accepting chemotaxis protein encodes MKRKSFFGFLSSIQSKLIFFAVLFLTVPAVIFSVFTYYKTSTSLNAVGETNLKNSVKMTIEMINALNDEVEQGKIPLEEAQEKVRIAILGEKDENGIRPVNKKIDLGKDGHIMAFDQNGVAVAHPDKEGQNLSDRKDSKGVIFVREILKAGDNGGGFVYFDYPRPGKNKAEKVIAYAETEPNWGWTICVTAFMKDFNQPAHEILIFLAITAGIMLLLEILIVWRYAGNISKPIRRVTEKMIRLADGDLTQEKIEIRSRDETGQLAEAVNIMAEKLKEMLRNISSASVLISSHSEELAHSANEVKTGAEQVAQTMEELAAGSGRQASSSSEMSEKMKDFAAKVQESSLHGEKMEQSSKEILEMAGEGNQLMDASAKQMEKIDRIMKETVDKVQMLNSQAQEINKLIYLIRDIADQTNLLSLNAAIEAARAGEQGKGFAVVADEIRKLAEQVAVSVSEITEIIQNIQKEFQNVTEALQEGYQEVEMGTAQIEITKERFHSINESIRKMAENIQTISRNLADIASSSQEINGSIQEIAAIAEESAAGIQQTSASAEQISSSMEEISKSSDQLSKLTDNLNELVGRFKLSS; translated from the coding sequence ATGAAGCGCAAGTCCTTCTTCGGCTTTTTGTCATCGATTCAATCAAAGCTGATCTTCTTTGCCGTTTTATTTTTGACCGTCCCCGCCGTCATTTTCTCCGTATTTACATATTACAAGACTTCCACCAGCCTGAATGCGGTCGGCGAAACCAATTTAAAAAACAGCGTGAAAATGACGATCGAAATGATCAATGCCTTAAACGATGAAGTGGAACAGGGAAAAATTCCCTTGGAAGAGGCCCAGGAAAAGGTGAGAATCGCCATATTGGGGGAAAAAGATGAAAACGGCATCCGGCCGGTCAACAAAAAGATTGATTTGGGAAAAGACGGGCATATCATGGCCTTCGATCAAAATGGAGTTGCCGTCGCCCACCCCGATAAAGAAGGCCAAAATTTGTCGGATCGAAAGGACTCGAAGGGCGTAATATTTGTCCGGGAGATCCTGAAAGCGGGGGATAACGGCGGAGGTTTCGTTTATTTCGATTACCCCCGGCCCGGCAAAAATAAGGCCGAAAAGGTCATCGCCTATGCGGAAACCGAACCGAACTGGGGATGGACGATCTGTGTCACCGCCTTTATGAAAGATTTTAACCAGCCGGCCCATGAAATCCTTATCTTCCTTGCCATCACGGCGGGAATCATGCTGCTCCTCGAAATTTTGATCGTATGGAGATACGCGGGCAACATCTCCAAACCGATCCGCCGCGTGACGGAAAAGATGATCCGCCTCGCCGACGGGGATTTGACCCAGGAAAAAATCGAAATCCGGTCGCGGGATGAAACCGGACAATTGGCTGAAGCGGTAAACATCATGGCGGAAAAATTAAAGGAAATGCTCCGCAATATTTCCAGCGCATCCGTTTTAATTTCCAGCCACAGCGAAGAATTGGCCCACTCGGCCAATGAAGTGAAAACCGGGGCGGAACAAGTGGCGCAAACCATGGAGGAATTGGCCGCCGGTTCGGGCAGGCAGGCCAGCAGTTCCAGCGAAATGTCCGAAAAGATGAAGGATTTTGCGGCAAAAGTCCAAGAATCCAGCCTTCACGGGGAAAAAATGGAGCAGTCCTCGAAAGAAATCCTGGAAATGGCCGGCGAAGGCAATCAATTGATGGACGCTTCCGCCAAACAGATGGAAAAAATCGACCGGATCATGAAGGAAACCGTCGACAAAGTGCAGATGCTGAACAGCCAGGCCCAGGAAATCAACAAACTCATCTACCTGATCCGGGACATCGCCGATCAGACGAATTTGCTCTCCTTGAACGCCGCCATTGAAGCGGCCCGGGCGGGAGAACAAGGAAAGGGATTCGCCGTTGTCGCCGACGAAATCCGGAAACTGGCGGAACAGGTGGCCGTATCCGTTTCCGAAATTACGGAAATCATTCAAAACATCCAAAAGGAATTCCAAAACGTGACCGAGGCGTTGCAGGAAGGCTATCAAGAAGTGGAAATGGGGACCGCCCAAATCGAGATTACGAAAGAAAGATTCCACAGCATCAACGAATCGATCCGCAAAATGGCCGAAAACATCCAAACCATTTCGCGAAATCTTGCCGATATTGCCTCCAGCAGCCAGGAGATCAACGGATCGATCCAGGAAATCGCCGCGATCGCCGAAGAATCGGCGGCCGGCATCCAGCAGACTTCCGCTTCCGCCGAACAAATCTCCAGTTCGATGGAAGAAATCTCGAAAAGCTCCGATCAGCTGTCCAAGCTGACCGACAACCTCAACGAACTGGTCGGCAGATTCAAGCTGTCGTCCTGA
- a CDS encoding DJ-1/PfpI family protein — protein sequence MNHLMGVLIIYTGILLYPRFSEYELSVLLSVLKQGQKPTVYIGLNDQVVKGESGLPCVPEATVNEVDIRQLDSLVLPGVDDFAHLVDHPDLTGFLRKFRKKDIVIGAISSAPYLLSMSGLLDGRKYTTGLTADQRKFLGTFNGAHYLDSPVVIDGNLITAKGPAFIDFAIKFGEMLNLNFDKRWYIKE from the coding sequence TTGAACCATTTAATGGGGGTGTTGATCATATATACAGGAATATTACTGTATCCCAGATTCAGTGAATATGAATTATCCGTGTTGCTGTCCGTGCTGAAGCAGGGGCAGAAACCAACGGTATATATTGGTTTGAATGATCAAGTGGTAAAAGGAGAGTCGGGGCTGCCGTGCGTTCCAGAGGCGACGGTGAATGAGGTGGATATCCGTCAACTGGACAGTCTTGTCCTGCCCGGCGTGGATGATTTTGCGCATTTGGTCGATCATCCGGATTTGACCGGCTTCCTGCGGAAATTCCGGAAAAAGGACATCGTGATCGGCGCCATATCCAGCGCCCCGTATCTGTTATCGATGAGCGGTTTGTTGGATGGGAGAAAGTATACGACCGGATTGACCGCCGATCAAAGAAAATTCCTCGGGACTTTTAACGGCGCCCATTATTTGGATTCGCCTGTCGTGATCGACGGAAATCTCATCACCGCCAAAGGACCGGCCTTTATTGATTTTGCCATCAAATTTGGCGAGATGCTGAACTTAAACTTCGACAAAAGGTGGTACATAAAGGAATAA
- a CDS encoding HAD family hydrolase — translation MDAVIFDVDDTLYDQLQPFKKAFLFHFKHLSDVPIEKLYLSSRKHSDRLFHKSEAGTVSLLELHTYRIMAACEEFGIDIKYEEAVKFQKTYEKEQKKIAPFPEIITLLERLCQKNKQLAILSNGPHQHQLMKVRQLGLTKWIPAENIFISGAIGCAKPDPAAFLYVEKKLQLKKEKAVYIGDSFENDVIGAKQAGWKAIWMNHRKRDMPDSRVFPDKIVYSPRELLDLADFCL, via the coding sequence GTGGACGCGGTAATTTTCGATGTGGATGATACTTTATATGATCAGCTTCAGCCTTTTAAAAAGGCATTTTTATTTCATTTTAAACATTTATCCGATGTTCCGATAGAAAAACTTTATCTTTCCAGCCGAAAACACAGCGACAGATTATTCCATAAGAGCGAAGCGGGAACCGTATCCTTGCTTGAGCTGCACACCTACCGAATCATGGCCGCCTGCGAAGAATTCGGCATTGACATAAAATATGAAGAGGCGGTCAAGTTTCAAAAAACTTACGAAAAAGAGCAAAAAAAGATTGCGCCTTTTCCCGAAATAATTACGTTATTAGAACGGCTTTGTCAAAAAAACAAACAGCTGGCTATCCTGTCGAACGGACCGCATCAGCACCAGCTGATGAAGGTCCGACAGTTGGGTTTGACGAAGTGGATCCCGGCCGAAAATATCTTCATCTCCGGTGCGATCGGATGTGCCAAGCCTGATCCGGCTGCTTTTCTTTATGTGGAAAAAAAGCTCCAATTGAAGAAAGAAAAAGCCGTATATATAGGAGATTCATTTGAAAATGACGTAATCGGGGCAAAACAAGCGGGATGGAAGGCGATATGGATGAACCACCGAAAAAGGGATATGCCGGATTCCCGTGTCTTTCCTGATAAAATCGTATATAGCCCAAGAGAATTGTTGGATTTGGCTGATTTCTGCCTGTAA
- a CDS encoding DUF5946 family protein, translated as MGSRMSICPGCGLMLPDRQMERPRGFHATGECYQKYSELSVYTLNKQDIDFIHQHAVDAYSAQHAGCGMKTITVAFSLIGLYYAVERGYTGKQVQRVHMLLSRRKFDWPPLPVPDKPYSLTVNDVLQEKPGKNRDAMLREWMRDVWLCWEHQHEWIRNLSQSLLK; from the coding sequence ATGGGGAGCCGAATGAGCATATGCCCGGGTTGCGGGCTGATGCTGCCCGACCGACAAATGGAAAGGCCTCGCGGTTTCCATGCGACGGGAGAATGCTACCAAAAATACAGCGAACTGAGCGTATACACGCTGAACAAACAAGACATCGATTTCATCCACCAGCACGCTGTCGATGCTTACAGCGCCCAGCATGCGGGGTGCGGCATGAAAACGATCACCGTCGCATTTTCATTAATCGGATTATATTATGCGGTTGAGCGTGGTTACACGGGAAAACAGGTACAGCGCGTGCATATGCTGCTTAGCCGGCGGAAATTTGACTGGCCGCCGTTGCCGGTTCCCGACAAACCCTATTCCTTGACTGTAAATGATGTACTGCAAGAGAAACCGGGAAAAAATCGGGATGCCATGCTTCGGGAATGGATGCGTGACGTGTGGCTGTGTTGGGAACATCAGCATGAGTGGATAAGGAACCTTTCACAATCCCTGTTAAAATAG
- the groL gene encoding chaperonin GroEL (60 kDa chaperone family; promotes refolding of misfolded polypeptides especially under stressful conditions; forms two stacked rings of heptamers to form a barrel-shaped 14mer; ends can be capped by GroES; misfolded proteins enter the barrel where they are refolded when GroES binds) translates to MAKQIKFNEEARRAMLRGVDKLADAVKVTLGPKGRNVVLEKKFGSPLITNDGVTIAKEIEFEDPFENMGAKLVAEVASKTNDVAGDGTTTATVLAQSMIKEGLKNVTAGANPMGIRKGIEKAVQVAVEELKAISKPIEGKESIAQVATISSGDEEIGKLIAEAMERVGKDGVITTEESKGIVTELDVVEGMQFDRGYTSQYMVTDSDKMEAVLEDPYILITDKKISNIQEILPLLEQVVQQSKPLLIIAEDVEGEALATLVVNKLRGTFTAVAVKAPGFGDRRKAMLEDIAILTGGEVITEDLGLELKSANISQLGRASKVIVTKENTTIVEGAGDSAKIAARINQIKAQIEETTSDFDREKLQERLAKLAGGVAVIKVGAATETELKEKKLRIEDALNATRAAVEEGIVAGGGTALIDVYNKVASIEAEGDVATGVKIVLRALEEPVRQIARNAGLEGSVIVEHMKKEKPGVGFNAATNEWVNMIEAGIIDPMKVTRSALQNAASVAAMFLTTEAVVADIPEENKGNNNGMNDMGGMM, encoded by the coding sequence ATGGCTAAACAAATCAAATTTAACGAAGAAGCTCGCAGAGCGATGCTCCGCGGTGTCGATAAGCTGGCTGACGCCGTCAAAGTCACATTGGGACCGAAAGGCCGCAACGTGGTGTTGGAGAAAAAATTCGGTTCCCCGCTCATCACCAATGACGGCGTGACCATCGCGAAAGAAATCGAATTTGAAGATCCCTTTGAAAACATGGGCGCGAAACTCGTCGCCGAAGTCGCCAGCAAAACCAACGATGTCGCCGGTGACGGTACGACGACGGCAACGGTTTTGGCGCAATCCATGATCAAAGAAGGTTTGAAAAACGTAACGGCGGGCGCCAATCCGATGGGAATCCGCAAAGGGATCGAAAAAGCCGTCCAAGTGGCCGTGGAAGAATTAAAGGCCATTTCCAAACCGATCGAAGGCAAAGAATCCATTGCCCAAGTCGCCACCATTTCTTCCGGTGACGAAGAAATCGGGAAATTGATCGCGGAAGCCATGGAACGGGTCGGCAAAGACGGCGTCATTACCACGGAAGAATCGAAAGGGATCGTTACGGAACTGGACGTCGTCGAAGGGATGCAATTCGACCGCGGCTATACGTCCCAATACATGGTCACCGATTCCGACAAAATGGAAGCCGTTCTCGAAGATCCGTACATTTTGATTACCGATAAGAAGATTTCCAACATCCAAGAAATCCTTCCGCTCTTGGAACAAGTGGTCCAACAATCCAAACCGTTGCTGATTATCGCCGAAGATGTGGAAGGGGAAGCTTTGGCCACGCTGGTGGTGAACAAACTCCGCGGCACCTTCACCGCTGTTGCCGTTAAAGCTCCGGGATTCGGCGATCGCAGAAAAGCCATGCTCGAAGATATCGCCATTTTGACCGGCGGTGAAGTCATTACCGAAGATCTCGGTCTGGAACTGAAATCCGCGAATATTTCCCAATTGGGCCGCGCTTCCAAAGTCATCGTGACGAAGGAAAATACGACGATCGTGGAAGGCGCCGGCGATTCCGCGAAAATTGCCGCCCGCATCAACCAAATCAAAGCGCAAATCGAAGAAACCACATCCGACTTTGACAGAGAAAAACTGCAAGAACGTCTCGCTAAACTGGCCGGCGGCGTAGCGGTCATCAAAGTCGGCGCGGCGACGGAAACCGAATTGAAAGAAAAGAAACTCCGCATTGAAGACGCGTTGAACGCTACCCGCGCCGCTGTTGAAGAAGGCATCGTGGCCGGCGGCGGCACGGCGTTGATCGACGTCTACAACAAAGTGGCTTCCATTGAAGCGGAAGGCGACGTGGCAACGGGCGTGAAAATCGTCCTGCGCGCGCTGGAAGAACCGGTTCGCCAAATCGCCCGCAACGCCGGTTTGGAAGGTTCCGTCATCGTCGAACATATGAAGAAAGAAAAACCCGGCGTCGGCTTCAACGCTGCCACCAATGAATGGGTGAACATGATCGAAGCCGGCATCATCGACCCGATGAAGGTAACCCGTTCCGCGCTGCAAAACGCCGCCTCTGTTGCCGCCATGTTCCTGACGACGGAAGCGGTCGTCGCCGATATTCCGGAAGAAAACAAAGGCAATAACAACGGCATGAACGACATGGGCGGGATGATGTAA
- the groES gene encoding co-chaperone GroES, translated as MLKPLGDRVVIETVETEEKTASGIVLPDTAKEKPQEGKVVAVGSGRVLDNGERVKVEVNVGDRIIFSKYAGTEVKYNGKEYLILRESDILAVVE; from the coding sequence GTGTTAAAACCACTAGGAGATCGCGTCGTTATTGAAACGGTTGAAACGGAAGAAAAAACTGCCAGCGGCATTGTTCTGCCTGATACGGCAAAAGAAAAACCCCAAGAAGGAAAAGTGGTTGCCGTTGGTTCCGGACGCGTTCTTGACAACGGTGAACGGGTGAAAGTGGAAGTGAACGTCGGCGATCGCATCATTTTCTCCAAATATGCCGGAACCGAAGTAAAATACAACGGCAAGGAATATTTAATTTTGCGTGAAAGTGATATTTTGGCGGTTGTCGAATAA